In the genome of Trueperaceae bacterium, one region contains:
- a CDS encoding tripartite tricarboxylate transporter TctB family protein: protein MTKTTDRNAGVIIFLFGALVTFESWRMPRFEKIGGSLLNAPGLVPGMLGIIIAVLGAIMVMRFYTVRRMARRGAVAAPPPHAVETPEEVAAEVTAGMQPASMPRLLVTLALSVLFAGVLVGRVPFWLAIFLFVAASIVYYEKDRLRSTAATARVVAIAAAIAGATAFAVPFVFERLFLVTLP from the coding sequence ATGACCAAGACAACGGATCGCAACGCAGGCGTGATCATCTTCCTCTTCGGAGCGCTGGTCACCTTCGAGTCGTGGCGCATGCCGCGCTTCGAGAAGATAGGCGGTTCCCTCCTCAACGCCCCCGGGCTCGTGCCCGGCATGCTGGGGATCATCATCGCCGTGCTCGGCGCCATCATGGTGATGCGCTTCTACACCGTCAGGCGGATGGCGCGCCGCGGTGCGGTGGCCGCGCCGCCGCCGCACGCGGTGGAGACACCCGAGGAGGTCGCGGCGGAGGTGACGGCGGGGATGCAGCCCGCGTCGATGCCGCGCCTCCTCGTCACCCTCGCCCTGAGCGTCCTGTTCGCGGGCGTGCTGGTCGGCCGCGTCCCGTTCTGGCTGGCCATCTTCCTCTTCGTGGCGGCGTCCATCGTCTACTACGAGAAGGACAGGCTGAGGTCGACGGCCGCCACGGCGCGCGTCGTCGCCATCGCCGCCGCCATCGCCGGCGCCACCGCGTTCGCCGTCCCGTTCGTCTTCGAGCGGCTCTTCCTGGTGACGCTGCCGTGA
- a CDS encoding tripartite tricarboxylate transporter permease, translated as MLDGVNYFVQGVLGFLTPGALFNIAWATLLGIIVGMLPGLTATLGVALLTTLTFTMPSGDAILVLICMYVGAIYGGSRSAILLNIPGTPANAATVLDGHPLARSGQVGKAMGIATIGSFLGSFIGMILLATIAPMLAEAALKFQSYEFFWLAIFGIVIAGRLTALDDPLKGWIAGFLGLLVAMVGQEGIYSYARFAYGSTDLAGGLGLLPVLVGMFGFTEILFVMYQPAATAVTSVMDSVIPKAREVFRYWQTIIRSGLIGTLMGLIPGVGEDMGAWVSYAAARGSSKEKEKFGKGSVEGLMAAETGNNAAVPGAIIPVLTLAVPGSAPAAVLLAALFIHGIRPGPLIMIESPSFVFEVTAMVFMATVAMLVFGLLLTKPLLTVLRIPPARLMPIIMVLCTVGSFAIASRVFDIWVMLAFGIIGFVLRRYGFPLAPLILGVVLGPILDSNLRRGMLLSDGSIVPFLTRPISLTLWAAIAVTVLLGIPTVQDGLRRLLGRRGAGKRGDDRG; from the coding sequence ATGCTCGACGGCGTCAACTACTTCGTGCAGGGCGTGCTCGGCTTCCTCACGCCCGGCGCGCTCTTCAACATCGCCTGGGCCACGCTCCTCGGCATCATCGTCGGCATGCTGCCGGGGCTCACCGCCACGCTCGGCGTGGCGCTGCTCACGACGCTGACCTTCACCATGCCCTCCGGCGACGCCATCTTGGTGCTCATCTGCATGTACGTGGGCGCCATCTACGGCGGCAGCCGCAGCGCCATCCTGCTCAACATCCCCGGCACGCCCGCGAACGCCGCCACCGTGCTGGACGGCCACCCGCTGGCGCGATCGGGTCAGGTCGGCAAGGCCATGGGCATCGCCACCATCGGCTCGTTCCTCGGCAGCTTCATCGGCATGATCCTGCTCGCCACCATCGCCCCCATGCTGGCCGAGGCGGCCCTCAAGTTCCAGTCGTACGAGTTCTTCTGGCTCGCCATCTTCGGCATCGTCATCGCCGGCCGCCTGACGGCCCTCGACGACCCCCTGAAGGGTTGGATCGCCGGCTTCCTCGGCCTGCTCGTCGCCATGGTCGGCCAGGAGGGCATCTACTCGTACGCCCGCTTCGCCTACGGCAGCACCGACCTGGCGGGCGGTCTGGGTCTCTTGCCGGTCCTGGTCGGCATGTTCGGCTTCACCGAGATCCTGTTCGTCATGTACCAGCCCGCCGCCACCGCCGTCACGAGCGTCATGGACTCCGTGATCCCCAAGGCGCGTGAGGTCTTCCGCTACTGGCAGACGATCATCCGCTCCGGCCTCATCGGCACGCTCATGGGCCTCATCCCAGGCGTGGGCGAGGACATGGGGGCGTGGGTGTCGTACGCCGCGGCGCGCGGCTCCAGCAAGGAGAAGGAGAAGTTCGGCAAGGGTTCCGTCGAGGGACTCATGGCCGCCGAGACGGGCAACAACGCGGCCGTGCCGGGCGCCATCATCCCGGTGCTCACGCTCGCGGTCCCCGGCTCGGCGCCCGCCGCCGTGCTCCTCGCCGCGCTCTTCATCCACGGCATCCGCCCCGGGCCCCTCATCATGATCGAGTCGCCCTCCTTCGTGTTCGAGGTCACGGCCATGGTGTTCATGGCCACGGTGGCCATGCTCGTCTTCGGCCTGCTCCTCACCAAGCCGCTCCTCACCGTGCTGCGCATCCCGCCGGCTCGGCTCATGCCGATCATCATGGTGCTCTGCACCGTGGGCTCCTTCGCCATCGCCAGCCGCGTCTTCGACATCTGGGTGATGCTCGCCTTCGGCATCATCGGCTTCGTGCTCCGCCGCTACGGCTTCCCGCTGGCGCCGCTAATCCTCGGCGTCGTGCTCGGCCCGATCCTCGACAGCAACCTGAGGCGCGGCATGCTCCTCTCGGACGGCTCGATCGT